In Callospermophilus lateralis isolate mCalLat2 chromosome 10, mCalLat2.hap1, whole genome shotgun sequence, a single genomic region encodes these proteins:
- the LOC143407936 gene encoding proline-rich protein 23C-like, translating into MVGMRPRSSCACPAPCGGPQPGGPGPAKRRRLDDPAVPAEPPVAPTLQDSAGAADNTALISVVVLVTGCALHVPLDDVDLVLEPAPSSVLQVNLQGHNLILIPEGLLRATDQRPGGKGDYHEDLELDPFLRPLGENMVIEQKFFCEFIPEIVRKIEEDALEEDYVEQWMDPLAGPQGPIPYLPAWAPTPSPVRRSSNPAYDVDFHLLRPFPTSPLQPLPPSPSSSPQAPPQRSPRPRSKACRCLF; encoded by the coding sequence ATGGTGGGCATGCGGCCACGCAGCTCCTGCGCCTGCCCTGCGCCCTGCGGGGGACCACAGCCTGGAGGACCCGGCCCTGCCAAACGCCGTCGACTAGACGACCCTGCAGTCCCCGCAGAGCCCCCGGTGGCACCCACACTGCAAGACTCCGCAGGAGCAGCCGACAACACCGCGCTCATCTCCGTGGTGGTTCTGGTCACGGGCTGCGCCTTACACGTACCCCTGGACGACGTCGACCTGGTACTAGAGCCTGCACCATCCTCAGTCCTGCAAGTGAATCTCCAAGGACACAACCTCATTCTGATCCCTGAGGGCCTCCTGCGCGCCACCGACCAACGCCCAGGAGGCAAGGGAGACTATCATGAAGACCTGGAACTGGACCCCTTCCTGAGACCCCTCGGTGAGAACATGGTCATAGAGCAGAAATTCTTCTGCGAATTTATTCCAGAGATCGTCAGAAAAATTGAGGAAGACGCCTTGGAGGAAGACTACGTGGAGCAATGGATGGACCCTCTAGCCGGCCCGCAGGGGCCCATCCCATATCTCCCTGCTTGGGCCCCCACCCCTAGTCCAGTGAGGCGCTCTTCTAATCCCGCCTACGACGTGGATTTCCACCTTCTGAGGCCCTTCCCCACCTCACCGCTGCAACCTCTACCTCCCTCTCCAAGTTCAAGTCCCCAGGCGCCTCCTCAGCGCTCTCCACGCCCAAGGAGCAAAGCCTGCAGATGTCTGTTCTAG
- the LOC143407937 gene encoding proline-rich protein 23C-like: MVGIRPRSPSACPAPCGGPQPGGPGPAKRRRLDDPADPAEPPAAPTLQDSAGAADSNALTSVVVLATGCALHVPLDDVDLVLEPAPTSVLQVNLQGHNLILIPEGLVRATSQRPGSQGDCPEDPELGAFLRPLGENVVIEQKFFCEFMPEIIRQIEAVKEDALEEEFLEQWMDPPAGPQGPIPYLPAWAPTPSPVRRSSNPAYDVDFHLLRPFPTSPLQPLPPSPSSSPQAPPQRSPRPRSKACRCLF; encoded by the coding sequence ATGGTGGGCATTCGTCCACGCAGCCCCAGCGCCTGCCCTGCGCCCTGCGGGGGACCACAGCCTGGAGGACCTGGCCCTGCCAAACGCCGCCGACTAGACGACCCTGCAGACCCCGCAGAGCCCCCGGCGGCACCCACACTGCAAGACTCCGCAGGAGCAGCAGACTCCAACGCGCTCACTTCCGTGGTGGTTCTGGCCACGGGCTGCGCCTTACACGTACCCCTGGACGACGTCGACCTGGTGCTAGAGCCCGCGCCAACCTCGGTCCTGCAAGTGAATCTCCAAGGACACAACCTCATTCTGATCCCTGAGGGCCTCGTGAGAGCCACCAGTCAACGCCCAGGAAGCCAGGGAGACTGTCCTGAAGACCCGGAACTGGGCGCCTTCCTGAGACCCCTCGGTGAGAACGTGGTCATAGAGCAGAAATTCTTCTGCGAATTTATGCCAGAGATCATCAGACAAATAGAGGCCGTCAAGGAAGACGCCCTGGAGGAAGAGTTCCTGGAGCAATGGATGGACCCTCCAGCCGGCCCGCAGGGGCCCATCCCATATCTCCCTGCTTGGGCCCCCACCCCTAGTCCAGTGAGGCGCTCTTCTAATCCCGCCTACGACGTGGATTTCCACCTTCTGAGGCCCTTCCCCACCTCACCGCTGCAACCTCTACCTCCCTCTCCAAGTTCAAGTCCCCAGGCGCCTCCTCAGCGCTCTCCACGCCCTAGGAGCAAAGCCTGCAGATGTCTCTTCTAG